In Woeseia oceani, one DNA window encodes the following:
- a CDS encoding PAS domain S-box protein — protein sequence MESGLHELLESMPDGIVMVDSAGRIVFANRQAQKMFGYDTGDLIGKFIEQLLPERFRHSHADHVHGYFSQSRTRAMGAGLELYGLRKNASEFPVEISLSPINTDDGTLVMSAIRDISERRKADRKFKDLLEAAPDAIVIVDREGNIVLVNSQTEKLFGYTRSELLGGRVELLLPARYRTQHPDHRLRFFDEPNVRPMGAGLELYGRRKDGTEFPVEISLSPLETEEGVLVSSAIRDISDRKQVEDALHEKNLELARANKAKDSFLAAMSHELRTPLNAVIGFTGTLLMRLPGPLTTDQEKQLKTVQSSARHLLALINDLLDVAKIGAGKVELSPESLVCQTVIADVVNALRPEAARKGLQLRTDLPNEDTPIHADRRALQQIVLNLIVNALKFTDEGSVNVVLQPVRNELGKFVEICVEDTGVGMREEDQSKLFEPFAQLDILRASSREGSGLGLHLSQNLARLMGGNITFSSELGKGSTFTLVMPVKS from the coding sequence ATGGAATCCGGTTTGCACGAACTTCTCGAATCGATGCCAGATGGAATTGTCATGGTCGATTCGGCCGGGCGAATTGTCTTCGCAAACCGTCAAGCGCAAAAAATGTTCGGCTATGACACCGGCGACTTGATCGGCAAGTTCATCGAACAGCTTTTGCCGGAACGATTCCGACACTCGCATGCAGACCATGTGCACGGTTATTTTTCCCAATCGCGCACTCGCGCGATGGGCGCGGGACTAGAGCTTTACGGATTGCGCAAGAACGCGTCAGAGTTTCCGGTCGAGATAAGCTTGAGTCCAATCAATACTGACGACGGCACGCTGGTAATGAGCGCCATCCGGGACATATCAGAGCGCAGGAAAGCTGATCGAAAATTCAAAGACCTGCTTGAAGCGGCGCCCGATGCGATCGTGATAGTCGACCGGGAAGGCAATATCGTCCTGGTAAATTCGCAAACAGAAAAACTGTTTGGGTACACTCGATCTGAGTTGCTCGGAGGAAGAGTTGAGCTACTATTGCCGGCCCGATACCGGACACAACACCCCGATCACCGCTTGCGCTTTTTCGATGAACCAAACGTTCGACCGATGGGAGCCGGACTAGAGCTTTACGGCCGGCGCAAAGACGGGACCGAGTTTCCTGTAGAAATCAGTCTGAGTCCGCTGGAGACAGAAGAAGGCGTGCTAGTCTCAAGCGCTATTCGCGACATTTCCGACCGTAAACAAGTCGAAGACGCACTACACGAGAAGAACTTGGAGCTGGCCCGGGCAAATAAAGCGAAAGATAGCTTTCTGGCTGCGATGAGCCACGAATTGCGGACGCCGCTAAATGCAGTCATTGGCTTCACCGGTACACTATTGATGAGGTTACCCGGGCCATTGACGACCGATCAGGAAAAACAACTAAAGACAGTTCAATCAAGCGCGCGTCACTTGCTGGCGCTCATAAACGACTTACTCGACGTGGCCAAAATCGGCGCTGGCAAGGTCGAATTGTCGCCGGAATCACTTGTCTGCCAAACAGTCATTGCGGATGTCGTCAACGCTCTGCGCCCTGAGGCCGCTCGCAAAGGTCTGCAGCTACGAACAGATTTACCGAACGAGGATACGCCAATACATGCTGACCGCCGGGCATTGCAGCAGATTGTGCTCAACCTGATCGTCAACGCGCTGAAATTCACCGATGAGGGCTCGGTGAACGTCGTCTTGCAACCCGTTCGAAACGAACTAGGAAAGTTTGTCGAAATTTGTGTTGAGGACACTGGTGTCGGAATGCGTGAAGAAGACCAGTCCAAGTTATTCGAGCCGTTCGCCCAGCTCGATATTCTTCGTGCGAGCTCTCGTGAAGGCTCGGGCCTCGGTCTGCACCTGAGCCAGAATCTCGCGCGGCTTATGGGTGGGAACATTACTTTTAGCAGCGAATTAGGCAAAGGCAGTACCTTTACACTCGTCATGCCGGTGAAATCTTAA